From Candidatus Methylomirabilis tolerans, the proteins below share one genomic window:
- a CDS encoding Rieske 2Fe-2S domain-containing protein yields MVVSQQDEQVDRGRRAVNWLLGSSLGVLFVSMLYPIAKYLIPPKLAEPTTFSVTLPWKLAELKANSGQIFRFRSRPGILVKTAAGELRAFSAVCTHLECTVQYREERQDIWCACHNGVYDLNGKNVSGPPPRPLEALKLNVRGDQVIVMKG; encoded by the coding sequence TTGGTCGTGTCACAGCAAGATGAACAGGTCGACCGCGGGCGACGTGCGGTGAATTGGCTTTTGGGGAGTTCCCTGGGCGTGCTCTTCGTATCCATGCTGTACCCGATTGCGAAATACCTGATTCCCCCAAAGCTTGCCGAACCGACCACGTTCAGCGTAACCCTTCCCTGGAAGCTCGCGGAATTGAAGGCGAACTCCGGACAGATCTTTCGCTTCAGGAGTCGGCCTGGTATCTTGGTGAAGACGGCGGCAGGCGAGTTGCGGGCTTTTTCTGCGGTCTGTACTCACCTGGAATGCACGGTACAATATCGGGAAGAGCGGCAGGATATCTGGTGCGCATGCCACAATGGCGTGTACGACCTGAACGGGAAAAACGTCAGCGGTCCGCCGCCCCGGCCCCTGGAAGCTTTGAAGCTGAACGTCCGGGGAGATCAGGTCATTGTTATGAAAGGATAA
- a CDS encoding MtrB/PioB family decaheme-associated outer membrane protein → MEAIDWTKQIGKALPLAIALLLTVVASGYAEEASLQQQEAPPLWVSWLNNRLPFNLGITGIDIEGGYRDIDGNRSSAKFQEYRVLEESPFLDHVRLSLETKDKKQYVEFSAIDSFKQDQSYLFRVGKYGDYDLEIFWDQVPHQLSTTGRTLFTTTYDNNNPNLTLPSGVASTVQAATPATRASVLAGFLANATPVDLSFLTSKAGFGLKYNLTDSLDFGVRYTFTQKDGTIPFGAGFSSPGGNIVELPAPLFNRTHQIEVKTQYARPGWNVGLGYTASIFDQSVDNITFDNPLSAASSATASALGRATMDPSNQAHNVFLSGGLSLPYRTRITGKVSYGWRLQDESFVSHTINPALAADPQLALPRNSLDGEIRTTLVTLNGTSRPLAALPLTLYGGYRFYDFNNRTPEIVFPTHTVRDTSLTAETRVTAPSSYTKHNAHLDAGYSLLSDLHFKLGYEWERWDRDSQYRETPTSDEHFLKTSVDFTPVDWLLFRGAYRRSWRNIDEYVTQAHEAHVVSDIEGEDLGPGVPNLQGQSILLRKFDEADRTRDRVEILASVTPFETLNFTTTYSLIRDDFDKSGLGLQESWGWSLGGDLAYSPFSWLSFFVNYMREEFKYDQLSRSRPVVSNVSTATTPAAGCAFTNPTAAVSNVVCDFSDFNWRSLNRDKVDTYGVGTDVALIPKRLNFRLTYTFSDADTIINSFNPVTPTSGTGAQQASAKAVRYPVANTNLHTLIAALRYNVTTNWSLKGEYRFERFKEKDWSTDTIGQSGLTNLPATTDTFLGAQFLQNYEAHIAAFTLRYQF, encoded by the coding sequence ATGGAGGCAATCGACTGGACGAAACAGATTGGCAAAGCGCTGCCGCTCGCCATAGCCCTGTTGCTGACTGTCGTGGCATCGGGTTATGCTGAAGAGGCCTCGCTTCAACAGCAGGAGGCACCCCCTTTATGGGTGAGCTGGCTCAATAATCGGCTACCCTTTAACCTTGGCATCACGGGGATAGATATCGAGGGAGGGTATCGCGATATCGATGGCAATCGGAGTTCGGCCAAGTTCCAGGAGTATCGGGTACTCGAGGAAAGTCCTTTTCTGGACCATGTCCGACTCTCTCTTGAAACCAAAGATAAGAAACAATACGTCGAGTTCTCCGCAATTGATTCCTTTAAGCAAGATCAGAGCTACCTGTTCCGGGTCGGGAAGTACGGTGACTATGATCTGGAGATCTTCTGGGATCAGGTCCCGCACCAGTTGAGTACGACGGGACGGACCCTGTTTACTACCACGTACGATAACAACAACCCAAATCTGACTTTGCCGTCCGGTGTTGCCTCGACAGTTCAGGCCGCTACTCCGGCCACAAGAGCCTCCGTGCTGGCAGGCTTCCTGGCCAATGCCACGCCGGTGGATCTCAGCTTCCTGACCTCCAAAGCGGGATTCGGGTTAAAGTACAACCTGACAGATTCGTTGGATTTCGGTGTCCGCTATACCTTCACACAGAAGGACGGGACGATCCCTTTCGGCGCGGGCTTCAGCAGCCCAGGGGGTAATATCGTCGAGCTTCCGGCCCCACTCTTTAACCGGACTCACCAGATTGAGGTCAAGACGCAGTACGCTCGACCAGGTTGGAATGTCGGCCTCGGCTACACCGCCTCGATTTTCGACCAGAGCGTCGACAATATCACGTTCGACAATCCGCTGTCGGCGGCGAGCAGCGCGACCGCATCCGCGCTGGGACGAGCGACGATGGATCCGAGCAATCAGGCGCATAACGTATTTCTATCGGGTGGTCTTTCGCTTCCGTACCGGACCAGGATCACGGGAAAGGTCTCTTATGGGTGGCGGCTCCAGGATGAATCGTTTGTCTCCCACACCATCAACCCGGCTCTGGCAGCCGATCCGCAATTGGCGCTCCCAAGAAACAGCTTGGATGGGGAGATCAGGACGACCCTCGTGACGCTCAACGGGACAAGCCGTCCGCTTGCCGCTTTGCCGCTGACGCTGTACGGGGGCTACCGCTTTTATGACTTCAATAATCGAACGCCTGAGATTGTGTTTCCTACGCATACGGTCCGGGATACGTCGCTTACGGCCGAGACGCGGGTCACTGCGCCGTCTTCCTACACCAAGCATAATGCCCACCTGGACGCGGGTTATTCTCTTCTCAGCGACCTTCATTTCAAACTGGGCTACGAGTGGGAGCGATGGGACCGCGATTCGCAATACCGCGAGACACCGACCAGTGATGAGCACTTCCTGAAGACCAGCGTTGATTTTACACCAGTCGACTGGCTGCTCTTCCGAGGTGCCTATCGCCGGAGCTGGCGCAATATCGACGAATATGTGACCCAGGCCCATGAGGCGCATGTCGTTTCCGACATCGAAGGGGAGGATCTGGGGCCAGGGGTGCCGAATCTCCAGGGTCAATCGATTCTGCTTCGGAAGTTCGACGAAGCCGATCGGACCCGGGACCGGGTGGAAATCTTAGCATCAGTTACCCCCTTCGAGACGTTGAACTTTACGACCACCTATAGCCTGATTCGGGATGACTTTGACAAGTCCGGGCTCGGACTGCAGGAATCATGGGGGTGGAGCCTGGGTGGTGATTTGGCCTACAGTCCTTTCTCGTGGCTGTCGTTTTTTGTGAACTACATGAGGGAGGAGTTCAAATACGATCAGCTCTCTCGGTCCAGGCCGGTCGTCAGCAATGTATCTACGGCGACCACACCGGCGGCAGGGTGTGCGTTCACGAATCCCACGGCTGCCGTCAGTAACGTCGTCTGCGATTTTTCTGATTTTAATTGGAGGAGCCTGAACAGAGACAAGGTTGATACTTATGGGGTGGGCACCGACGTCGCCCTGATCCCCAAGCGCCTCAATTTTCGGCTGACCTACACCTTTTCGGATGCCGACACGATCATCAATTCATTTAACCCGGTGACGCCGACTAGTGGCACCGGAGCCCAGCAAGCGAGCGCGAAAGCCGTCCGCTATCCGGTGGCGAACACGAACCTTCATACCCTGATCGCCGCCCTTCGCTATAACGTGACCACAAACTGGAGTCTTAAGGGTGAATACCGATTTGAGCGGTTTAAGGAGAAAGATTGGTCGACCGATACGATCGGGCAATCAGGCCTCACGAACTTACCGGCGACGACCGATACCTTCTTAGGCGCTCAGTTTCTCCAGAATTACGAAGCCCACATTGCAGCATTTACGCTTCGTTATCAGTTCTGA